GTACTTTCTATTTTCTGGGGTGGTACTGTGCTTCAAGTGATTTGGGTAATTGGTGTTTCTATGATAATATTATCTATATTACAGTTTTTCCCATCCAGATTGGTCGGATTATTGGGTTTGTTAATAATAAGTTTTCATAACCTGATTCCAGAATTTCAATCTTCGGATCTTTTTTCAAATTTATTATTAAGTATTTTACATCAAAGCAGAGTAATTAAAATTTCTTCTCAATATGAAATCATGGTTTTATATCCTCTAATACCATGGATTGGAGTAATGGCTTTTGGATATAGTTTAGGTGAGATCTTTTTCTGGAAACAATCTTCCAGAGTAAAGTTTCTTAAAATAACAGGTTTAATATTTATTGCATTATTTATAATACTGAGAATATTCAATATCTACGGTAATCCAGTTCCGTTCCAGGTTCAGGACTCATTTGTTTTTACTATAATATCTTTTTTGAATTTAGAGAAATACCCACCATCGTTTTTATATTTACTGATGACAATCGGACCTATGTTTCTTATGCTTATTTTTTTAGAAAGATTCAAACCCCAAGAAAACAACCCATTTATAATTTTCGGCCGGACTCCATTATTTTTCTACATTGTTCACTTGTTTTTGATCTTGTTCGTATCAGCTACTTTTCGTGATATTTTAGGTTATGACACGATTCACTTTAGCTTAAGTCTTATTTATACATATATTGTATGGGTTATAATGCTTGTTTTGCTTTATCCGATTAGTAAGTATTATTACAATTTGAAATTTATTAAGAAATTGAGATGGACGAAATATCTTTAATTTTAAAAGAACCATTATTTGCCATATTTGAATGTGGGCGCCTTAAGTCTGTTGTTTTACAGACTTCTTCACCCTGTAAAAGAAGATCACCAATTCGCAATAAACCATTACATTTCTTTTGATGTATTTTTGCCATAGTATATATAACTGACATTTCCATATCGATTGTTTTTGATTATTCCTTCAAATGTAAAATCTCCGTAACCCAATTTTTGGGTAAAACTCATATGGGTGTTTTTTGATATTTTTAATGC
The Spirochaeta isovalerica genome window above contains:
- a CDS encoding DUF1624 domain-containing protein — protein: MNRTNDYVLELEQNRILSIDILRAIVMILMVLDHTRSSWNGGTGIDPTDIVNTYPALFFTRWITHFCAPIFVILTGMSAFISKKYHSKSNKLCFSLLFKRGLLLILLELTVLSIFWGGTVLQVIWVIGVSMIILSILQFFPSRLVGLLGLLIISFHNLIPEFQSSDLFSNLLLSILHQSRVIKISSQYEIMVLYPLIPWIGVMAFGYSLGEIFFWKQSSRVKFLKITGLIFIALFIILRIFNIYGNPVPFQVQDSFVFTIISFLNLEKYPPSFLYLLMTIGPMFLMLIFLERFKPQENNPFIIFGRTPLFFYIVHLFLILFVSATFRDILGYDTIHFSLSLIYTYIVWVIMLVLLYPISKYYYNLKFIKKLRWTKYL